In one Gemmatimonadota bacterium genomic region, the following are encoded:
- a CDS encoding helix-turn-helix transcriptional regulator, with amino-acid sequence MGWHAENFSQESLSTRLGRTQSWCSKIERGERSLTVGDAYLLAALLDVGAHALVGPPNEEEQAQLDRDLEDLSRTSQVRLH; translated from the coding sequence ATGGGTTGGCACGCAGAGAATTTCAGTCAGGAGTCACTCAGTACCCGCCTCGGGAGGACGCAGAGCTGGTGCTCCAAGATCGAACGGGGCGAGCGGTCGCTGACTGTCGGTGACGCGTACCTGCTTGCTGCCCTCCTCGACGTGGGCGCTCACGCACTCGTGGGACCGCCTAACGAGGAGGAGCAGGCGCAGCTCGACAGAGATCTCGAGGATCTCAGCCGCACTAGCCAGGTCCGCCTCCACTAA
- a CDS encoding P-loop NTPase fold protein produces the protein MWSDNEAVVDLLNVKHLVGAVLRVVKDDRLDPVTVGVYGDWGSGKSSVIQLLLQEIATEPDLLAVYFNGWRFEGYEDTKAALASTILEQIQGEAEKPSGKLKQVKDAVLSAVTSAWSRVDKLRLGKQALAVTANAGIAVGTLALGAPGPVTAAALTAVLLHSLSQSGKNIDGDALAKLIKEREDAEAHEQRNMHELVRDFRKEFGGLIGQLGVKRLVVIVDDLDRCLPQTVLETLEAIRLFLAVPKTAFVIAADEALIREAVAYRYPEAAPTASADERPRAAVGTRYLEKLIQVPVRVPPLSRSDLQGYLNLLFAEERTKDAAVFAALCDRVRKAASYDAISFHAGNAEELLGEVVSDELKTDFLLAEQIAPVLALCAEGNPRQTKRFLNALVLRLDMATDRGVELDRPAAAKLLLLEYFMPTLFRALALDVAANEGRSVALAALEHKERAEGADANDSVDTQDSAAVASSTFTAQAAAMRATDRFLTWVHADPPLGDRDLRPYVYFANERYALPVGLAQRLSVAGSRALAQLLGESEAEQAAAAGITASLPIAEVTAILGELTARARSSGVDLQTRTSPLHAMVEVAKQRPDVAPDVIAAILGMPYEVLPPGAALLVASLATLGNVHESALRALRTLREQTKNAGLKAAAQSRLTQLEGQTAKPARR, from the coding sequence GTGTGGTCTGACAATGAAGCGGTTGTTGATCTCCTGAATGTGAAGCACCTAGTCGGGGCGGTGCTTCGCGTCGTGAAGGATGATCGTCTTGATCCCGTCACCGTCGGCGTTTACGGCGACTGGGGGAGCGGCAAGTCGAGCGTCATCCAGTTGCTGCTGCAAGAAATCGCGACCGAGCCTGACCTTCTCGCCGTGTACTTCAACGGCTGGCGTTTTGAAGGCTACGAGGACACGAAGGCAGCCCTAGCATCGACGATACTGGAACAGATCCAGGGCGAGGCGGAGAAGCCTTCAGGCAAGCTCAAGCAGGTAAAGGATGCCGTCTTGAGTGCCGTGACCAGTGCGTGGAGTCGCGTCGACAAGCTTCGGCTCGGGAAACAGGCGCTGGCAGTAACCGCGAATGCAGGCATTGCTGTAGGGACGCTCGCGCTCGGCGCTCCGGGGCCAGTAACCGCGGCGGCGTTGACGGCGGTGCTTCTCCATTCCCTCAGTCAGTCGGGGAAGAACATTGACGGGGATGCGTTGGCGAAGCTGATCAAGGAGCGCGAGGATGCAGAGGCCCACGAGCAGCGCAACATGCACGAGTTGGTGCGTGATTTCCGCAAAGAGTTCGGTGGGCTCATTGGGCAGCTCGGCGTGAAGCGACTGGTTGTGATAGTCGACGACCTAGACCGCTGCCTGCCGCAAACCGTCTTGGAAACGCTTGAGGCGATTCGACTCTTTTTGGCTGTGCCGAAGACCGCGTTCGTGATTGCGGCTGACGAAGCTTTGATCCGCGAGGCGGTCGCGTACCGGTACCCGGAAGCAGCCCCCACGGCGAGTGCTGACGAACGCCCGCGCGCGGCGGTCGGAACTCGGTATCTCGAGAAGCTCATTCAGGTGCCCGTTCGCGTCCCTCCGCTCTCCCGAAGTGATTTGCAGGGGTACCTCAACCTGCTGTTTGCCGAGGAACGGACGAAGGACGCGGCGGTCTTCGCGGCGCTCTGTGATCGGGTACGTAAGGCCGCTTCGTACGACGCAATTTCGTTCCACGCGGGCAACGCAGAGGAACTTCTCGGCGAGGTGGTCAGCGACGAGTTGAAGACTGACTTCCTACTTGCCGAACAGATCGCGCCGGTTCTCGCGCTCTGCGCGGAGGGAAACCCTCGGCAGACGAAACGGTTCCTCAACGCCTTGGTGCTTCGCTTGGACATGGCAACGGATCGCGGGGTCGAGCTCGACCGACCAGCCGCGGCGAAGTTGCTCCTCCTCGAGTATTTCATGCCAACGCTTTTCCGCGCCCTCGCGCTCGACGTTGCAGCGAATGAAGGACGTTCCGTAGCGCTCGCTGCGCTCGAACACAAGGAGCGTGCGGAAGGAGCCGACGCGAACGACTCAGTCGACACACAGGATTCGGCAGCAGTCGCTTCGAGCACCTTCACCGCCCAAGCGGCTGCCATGCGCGCCACGGACCGGTTCCTCACATGGGTGCATGCCGATCCGCCGCTTGGCGATAGGGATCTTCGACCGTACGTCTACTTCGCTAATGAGCGGTACGCACTCCCTGTCGGTTTAGCGCAGCGACTAAGTGTCGCCGGTTCGCGTGCGCTCGCGCAACTCCTGGGGGAGTCAGAGGCGGAGCAGGCCGCCGCAGCCGGCATAACAGCGAGTCTGCCCATTGCCGAGGTCACCGCCATCCTAGGCGAACTCACTGCACGCGCGCGGTCGAGCGGCGTCGACTTGCAGACGCGTACCTCACCGCTCCACGCTATGGTCGAGGTGGCGAAACAGCGCCCGGACGTCGCGCCGGACGTGATCGCAGCCATCCTAGGCATGCCATATGAGGTTCTTCCTCCAGGAGCCGCGCTGTTGGTCGCGTCGCTCGCGACATTGGGCAACGTGCACGAATCTGCGCTTCGCGCGCTGCGAACGCTCCGAGAGCAGACCAAGAACGCTGGGCTCAAGGCCGCCGCGCAGTCGCGACTCACGCAGCTGGAAGGTCAGACCGCGAAGCCCGCGCGCAGGTAA
- the qatB gene encoding Qat anti-phage system associated protein QatB produces MGGSHRAAQASPAGQKTAAGLAGFLSGVATRGIVDAARVLGIGEFLDRSADVFLLHLADALAPAGALTEDSVARDAMDDTLQELFDRLDIANEGAQALEHLTPSMMADALVRYVINYIYTRVINALTAHIHAKAGVVGRMRDIERTARHYIEDAVRLDIDTTAFFGPDGAAFAAQWDAGVGQRVINRLFEESYGVVQAGLQHGDRREE; encoded by the coding sequence ATGGGTGGTAGTCACCGCGCGGCACAGGCATCTCCCGCAGGACAGAAGACGGCGGCCGGGCTCGCCGGCTTCCTTTCTGGCGTTGCGACCCGCGGCATTGTCGACGCAGCGCGTGTGCTCGGCATCGGTGAGTTTCTAGACCGCAGCGCGGATGTTTTTCTACTCCATCTGGCCGATGCGTTGGCGCCTGCGGGAGCGCTGACGGAGGATTCCGTCGCAAGGGACGCCATGGACGACACGCTGCAGGAGCTATTCGACCGACTGGACATCGCCAATGAAGGCGCCCAAGCACTTGAGCACCTGACCCCTTCCATGATGGCCGATGCGCTCGTCCGCTATGTCATCAACTACATCTACACGCGTGTCATTAATGCGCTCACGGCGCACATTCACGCCAAGGCGGGAGTGGTGGGCCGCATGCGGGATATCGAGCGCACGGCGCGCCACTACATCGAGGACGCGGTCCGCCTTGACATCGACACAACTGCGTTCTTCGGGCCGGACGGGGCAGCATTTGCCGCGCAGTGGGATGCTGGCGTAGGACAGCGGGTAATCAACCGCCTCTTCGAGGAGTCTTACGGTGTCGTTCAGGCAGGGCTGCAACATGGTGATCGGAGGGAAGAATGA
- the qatC gene encoding Qat anti-phage system QueC-like protein QatC: protein MTPQTAPTYHVVLRAGVGDNFSVDAFGAARLVGLRMDGAPGDDSWCVNEAVWEPLRQAGIAPSQEAVDFFRFAVTAYSADLLVPHRTAFDRWSRHIVLYLPVADRRRWEGASAALGELLDFLSGDRWELKFRERCVSPPPRRRRMQNRPTPITADTVSLLSGGLDSAIGGADLLADGHAVAFVSHNAKSGGATFSSPSQQSVLAVLRRHFASERVHPFRFRLNPPAAVSGETESVTTTRSRSIIFFALGLLVASALDAAHGGTPVPLVVPENGLISLNVPLTKARLGSWSTRTTHPHTLAMLREAMRMLGLSTPILTPYATTTKGEMLVAWAQRDRGIAEELVAASNSCAHPNQSRFLSSEQRQPHCGTCVPCIIRRASTQRAGVDDGRYSFDLPSALPNLKPRRAADALAFVYALETRRRPAGPFDINLSGPLHVDTDDDLQALLRVYDAGMDEVAHLLGVRIQ from the coding sequence ATGACCCCGCAGACGGCTCCGACATATCACGTCGTCCTCCGCGCGGGCGTCGGGGACAATTTCTCGGTCGACGCGTTTGGCGCCGCGAGGCTAGTGGGCCTTCGGATGGACGGTGCGCCTGGCGACGACAGTTGGTGCGTGAATGAAGCCGTCTGGGAGCCACTTCGACAGGCAGGCATCGCTCCCAGCCAGGAGGCCGTTGACTTTTTCCGTTTCGCCGTCACAGCGTACTCTGCTGATCTGCTAGTCCCGCACCGCACAGCGTTCGACCGCTGGTCGCGACACATCGTGCTATATCTGCCGGTCGCAGACCGGCGCCGGTGGGAAGGGGCTTCCGCAGCACTGGGTGAGCTGCTCGACTTTCTCTCCGGCGACCGTTGGGAGTTGAAATTCCGCGAGCGGTGTGTCTCGCCGCCGCCGAGGCGGCGCCGCATGCAGAATCGCCCGACGCCGATCACGGCGGATACCGTAAGTCTCCTCTCCGGTGGCCTCGACTCTGCCATTGGCGGTGCTGACCTCTTAGCGGATGGCCACGCTGTGGCGTTTGTAAGCCATAACGCGAAGAGCGGCGGCGCGACCTTTTCCAGCCCGTCGCAGCAGTCAGTGCTTGCGGTGCTCCGACGCCACTTCGCCTCTGAACGTGTGCATCCATTCCGGTTCCGCCTCAACCCTCCGGCCGCGGTCAGCGGCGAAACAGAGAGCGTCACGACGACACGGAGCCGCTCGATCATCTTTTTCGCGCTTGGCCTGCTCGTAGCGAGTGCGCTCGATGCAGCACACGGCGGCACGCCGGTGCCACTCGTCGTGCCGGAGAACGGACTTATCTCGCTGAACGTGCCGCTCACGAAGGCACGCCTCGGGAGTTGGAGCACGCGAACAACGCATCCACACACGTTGGCAATGCTGCGCGAGGCAATGCGGATGCTGGGCCTGAGCACCCCGATCTTAACGCCGTATGCGACGACCACGAAGGGAGAGATGTTAGTCGCGTGGGCCCAGCGCGACCGGGGCATTGCGGAGGAGCTCGTTGCCGCAAGCAACTCCTGCGCGCACCCAAACCAAAGCAGATTCTTGTCCAGTGAACAGCGGCAGCCGCACTGCGGCACGTGTGTGCCGTGCATCATCAGGCGCGCCTCGACGCAGCGCGCTGGCGTCGACGACGGCCGCTACAGCTTCGACCTGCCGTCCGCACTGCCAAACCTCAAGCCGCGCCGGGCAGCCGATGCGCTAGCGTTCGTGTACGCGCTTGAGACCAGGCGACGACCGGCTGGACCTTTCGACATCAACTTGAGCGGCCCCCTCCACGTAGACACGGATGACGATCTACAGGCATTGCTGCGGGTCTATGACGCTGGGATGGATGAGGTCGCTCACCTGCTCGGGGTGCGGATCCAGTAA
- the qatD gene encoding Qat anti-phage system TatD family nuclease QatD: MPSTVPRHRASVSALVDTHCHVDLYPDPSALVTAIERQRVFTIAVTNTPSVFARLCQIVGAARYVRPALGLHPELAAERHRELTLFDALLPQTRYVGEVGLDYQTMVEAERSTQRRVLATIIERCDNAGGKVVTVHSRRAADDVVDAFGPQFRGTYILHWYSGSVRALRRALNHGAYISVNPAMARSERGRSLIGEVPRERVLTETDGPFVTVHTGPAVPADVRGVISELGRLWGTDPDEAAEMVYRNFSSLANVPV; the protein is encoded by the coding sequence ATGCCCTCTACCGTTCCTCGTCACCGAGCGTCAGTCTCCGCTCTCGTCGACACGCACTGCCACGTCGATCTCTACCCGGACCCGAGTGCGCTCGTTACGGCAATCGAGCGGCAGCGCGTTTTCACGATAGCTGTCACGAACACTCCCTCGGTGTTCGCGAGGCTATGTCAGATTGTGGGTGCTGCACGGTACGTGCGCCCGGCACTGGGGCTCCACCCAGAGCTCGCGGCCGAACGGCACAGGGAACTGACGCTGTTCGATGCGCTACTGCCGCAAACACGGTACGTCGGCGAGGTGGGGCTGGACTACCAGACGATGGTCGAAGCTGAACGCTCCACACAGCGTCGCGTGCTCGCAACGATCATCGAACGGTGCGACAACGCGGGTGGGAAGGTCGTGACCGTGCATAGCCGCCGCGCCGCAGATGACGTCGTGGACGCCTTCGGACCACAGTTCCGGGGCACCTATATTCTGCACTGGTATTCGGGGAGCGTGCGCGCGCTCCGCCGCGCGCTAAACCATGGAGCCTACATCTCCGTAAACCCCGCGATGGCGCGTTCGGAGCGCGGCCGATCCTTGATCGGCGAAGTGCCACGCGAGCGTGTGCTCACCGAGACGGACGGCCCATTTGTAACTGTGCACACTGGACCGGCGGTCCCAGCTGACGTGCGCGGCGTGATAAGTGAGCTCGGGCGCCTCTGGGGCACGGACCCCGACGAGGCAGCCGAGATGGTCTACCGCAACTTTTCGTCGCTGGCGAACGTGCCAGTGTAG
- a CDS encoding type II secretion system F family protein, with protein MPSFAYTARSAAGELKSATIDAASKDDVIAQLRRQRLTLVKIEDESKKKSKRLGRVKTRDIVIFTRQFSTMINSGLPLVQALDILSKQTDNKALASVTREVVFDVESGHTLADALRKHPKAFTELYVNMVAAGEAGGILDTILMRLATFMEKNDALIRKVKGAMIYPGVIMSVAFIAVTTLLLFVIPVFQKMFGSVGLALPMPTRIVIGASNLLKSYWWLMGGVGAGVVMFLARYYRTPDGKLRIDRMLLRVPILGDVLRKSAVSRFTRTLGTLISSGVSILDGLEITAKTAGNRVIQDAIMASRASIAGGDTIAQPLAKSKVFPPMVISMISVGEQTGGLDEMLSKIADFYDEEVDAAVTGLLAALEPLMIVFLGVVVGGMVVAMYLPIFDMINAVQ; from the coding sequence ATGCCAAGTTTCGCATACACCGCCCGTTCAGCAGCCGGCGAGCTCAAGTCAGCGACCATCGACGCAGCGTCCAAGGATGACGTCATAGCTCAGTTACGGCGTCAGCGTTTGACACTCGTCAAGATCGAGGATGAATCAAAGAAGAAGTCCAAGCGTCTCGGACGAGTAAAAACGCGTGATATCGTCATATTCACGCGCCAGTTCTCGACGATGATCAACTCCGGCCTCCCGCTGGTGCAGGCGCTCGACATTCTGTCCAAGCAGACCGACAACAAGGCGCTGGCCTCGGTGACACGTGAGGTGGTGTTCGACGTGGAGAGCGGTCACACACTTGCCGACGCATTGCGCAAGCATCCCAAGGCGTTCACCGAGCTGTACGTCAACATGGTCGCCGCGGGTGAGGCCGGCGGTATTCTCGATACGATCCTCATGCGTCTCGCGACGTTCATGGAGAAGAACGACGCCCTCATTCGCAAGGTGAAGGGCGCGATGATCTATCCAGGCGTCATTATGTCCGTCGCGTTCATCGCGGTGACGACGCTGTTGCTCTTTGTCATTCCTGTCTTCCAGAAGATGTTCGGATCTGTGGGTCTCGCACTGCCGATGCCGACGCGCATAGTGATCGGGGCATCGAACCTGCTCAAGAGCTACTGGTGGCTGATGGGCGGAGTGGGCGCAGGCGTCGTGATGTTTCTCGCCAGATACTACCGCACGCCTGACGGCAAGCTGCGGATCGATCGCATGCTGCTGAGAGTTCCGATCCTGGGCGACGTGCTCCGAAAGAGCGCGGTCTCTCGCTTCACCCGCACGCTCGGTACGCTGATCAGCTCAGGCGTGAGTATTCTCGACGGCCTCGAGATAACGGCGAAGACCGCCGGCAACCGCGTGATTCAGGATGCCATCATGGCCAGTCGCGCAAGCATCGCCGGCGGTGACACGATCGCGCAGCCACTCGCCAAGAGCAAGGTATTCCCACCGATGGTCATCTCGATGATCTCGGTCGGTGAGCAGACAGGCGGGTTGGACGAGATGCTGTCCAAGATCGCCGACTTCTATGATGAAGAAGTGGATGCGGCGGTGACGGGATTGCTGGCGGCGTTGGAGCCGTTGATGATAGTGTTTCTCGGCGTGGTGGTTGGTGGCATGGTCGTCGCCATGTACTTGCCGATCTTCGACATGATCAACGCTGTGCAGTAG
- a CDS encoding type IV pilus twitching motility protein PilT produces MTAPASSFRPQPSEPPGGPHAARSMEQPLAGPGTPQPNSPRAPELSLRGLLEEMIERGASDLHVVCNTRPKLRINGDITDSRFPLALTPKETLQLAYSVLTDQQKKRFEVEDELDFSFGLANLARFRGNVFKQRGSVSIVFRQIPFTVRTFEELKLPAAVSKMAERPRGLVLVTGPTGSGKSTTLAAMIDRINRERRGHIITVEDPIEFIHRHQGCIVNQREVGTDTKSFATALKYALREDPDVILIGEMRDLETIQAALTIAETGHLAFATLHTNSAAEAINRIIDVFPSHQQPQVRAQLAFVLEGIVSQTLVQTVGGKARAMAAEVLVMNQAVRALIRDDKIHQIYSTMQSGKKYGMQTLNDSLYALYMAREVSAEECLRVSGDPAEFMRMTGVNADGEPSKDGPVRGTAQTPYSTSGGRR; encoded by the coding sequence ATGACTGCACCAGCCTCGTCATTCAGACCACAACCTTCCGAACCGCCCGGCGGTCCACACGCCGCGCGGTCGATGGAGCAGCCTCTGGCAGGCCCGGGTACGCCGCAGCCCAATTCGCCGCGCGCGCCGGAGCTCAGCCTCCGCGGCCTGCTCGAGGAGATGATCGAGCGAGGCGCGTCGGATCTGCACGTCGTATGCAACACCCGTCCCAAGTTGCGCATCAACGGTGACATCACGGATTCGCGCTTTCCATTGGCTCTCACGCCGAAGGAGACGCTTCAGCTCGCGTACTCCGTTCTTACCGATCAACAGAAGAAGCGTTTCGAGGTCGAGGACGAGCTCGACTTCTCGTTCGGTCTTGCGAACCTGGCTCGATTCCGCGGGAACGTATTCAAGCAGCGCGGCTCGGTATCAATTGTCTTCCGGCAGATTCCGTTCACTGTCCGTACGTTCGAAGAGCTGAAGCTTCCCGCAGCGGTATCCAAGATGGCCGAGCGTCCGCGCGGCCTTGTGCTCGTCACGGGTCCCACCGGCTCCGGAAAATCGACGACGCTCGCCGCCATGATCGACCGGATCAATCGCGAGCGGCGCGGGCACATCATAACAGTCGAAGATCCGATCGAGTTCATCCACCGTCACCAGGGTTGCATCGTCAACCAGCGTGAGGTTGGTACCGACACGAAGTCATTCGCCACCGCTCTCAAGTATGCCTTGCGCGAAGATCCCGACGTGATCCTCATCGGCGAGATGCGCGATCTGGAGACGATTCAGGCCGCACTCACGATCGCCGAGACGGGCCACCTCGCCTTCGCAACGCTGCACACGAATTCAGCCGCGGAAGCGATCAACCGCATCATCGACGTCTTCCCGAGCCACCAGCAGCCGCAGGTGCGCGCGCAGCTCGCATTCGTGCTCGAGGGAATCGTCAGCCAGACCCTTGTGCAGACAGTAGGTGGCAAGGCTCGCGCGATGGCCGCCGAGGTTCTGGTGATGAACCAGGCCGTCCGTGCGCTCATCCGCGACGACAAGATCCACCAGATATACTCGACCATGCAGTCGGGAAAGAAGTACGGAATGCAGACACTCAACGATTCGCTGTACGCACTCTACATGGCGCGTGAAGTATCCGCCGAGGAGTGTCTTCGCGTCAGTGGTGACCCTGCGGAATTCATGCGCATGACCGGTGTGAACGCCGACGGTGAGCCGAGCAAGGATGGACCGGTAAGGGGCACGGCACAGACGCCGTATTCCACAAGTGGAGGCAGGAGGTAA
- a CDS encoding ATPase, T2SS/T4P/T4SS family, whose protein sequence is MTATVAPVAQSAERIGALLVSEGLISREQLAQALQEQRSNGGRLGYTLVKLGMVEELTLTRLLARQYKIPAVDLTKSDIDPALVRLVPAEIAIQHLVLPLKREGRVLYVAMADPTNIRVIDDLKFRTRSDIYPVIAGEYTLRTMIERVYPEESMTDVGMERLLDDIDLGDEDVEMVEEEQEEMTAAALTVAVNEAPVVKLINAILTDALHKGASDVHFECFEKELRVRYRVDGVLREVMKPPFKMRAALISRFKIMAGLNIAERRVPQDGRIKLKIGRKVIDFRVSTLPTLFGEKVVLRILDKGNLTLDLETFGIEPRAERELMEAVQNPYGMVLVTGPTGSGKTTTLYSALSKVNTVDVNIMTAEDPVEYNLYGINQVQVRTEIGMSFAAALKAFLRQDPNIIMVGEVRDLETGGIAIKAALTGHLVMSTLHTNSAPETVTRLLDMGLEPFNVASALNLILAQRLVRRICPNCKTRYVPDDIELTGAKVKASTTLRELRFTEMSLNDARSRATPEAAPHLNGLSLSTTIGELPFFKGKGCDACGGTGLKGRQGLYEVMFVTSELRKIIMKNGDADDIKDAAIGQGMLTLRMDGWLKVLKGITTLDQVIRETAA, encoded by the coding sequence ATGACGGCCACTGTTGCGCCAGTCGCGCAGAGCGCGGAGCGCATCGGCGCCCTCCTCGTTTCCGAAGGCCTCATCTCCCGTGAACAGCTCGCGCAGGCATTGCAGGAGCAGCGCAGCAACGGCGGGCGACTAGGCTACACGCTCGTCAAGCTGGGAATGGTCGAGGAGCTGACGCTCACCCGTCTGCTCGCGCGCCAGTACAAGATCCCCGCCGTCGATCTTACAAAGTCGGACATCGATCCCGCGCTGGTTCGGCTCGTTCCCGCCGAGATCGCGATTCAGCATCTCGTGCTTCCGCTCAAGCGCGAAGGTCGTGTGCTGTACGTGGCGATGGCGGACCCGACGAACATTCGCGTCATCGACGATCTGAAGTTCCGCACGCGCTCGGACATATATCCCGTGATCGCTGGCGAGTACACTCTGCGCACGATGATCGAGCGAGTGTATCCCGAAGAATCGATGACTGACGTCGGAATGGAGCGCCTTCTCGACGACATCGACCTCGGTGACGAAGACGTCGAGATGGTCGAGGAAGAGCAGGAGGAGATGACTGCCGCAGCGTTGACAGTCGCAGTCAACGAAGCGCCAGTCGTCAAGCTCATCAATGCGATTCTCACCGACGCGCTGCACAAGGGCGCGTCGGACGTCCACTTCGAGTGTTTCGAGAAGGAGCTGCGCGTTCGCTATCGCGTCGACGGCGTGCTTCGCGAAGTAATGAAACCGCCGTTCAAGATGCGCGCGGCTCTCATTTCGCGCTTCAAGATCATGGCCGGCCTGAACATCGCAGAGCGACGCGTGCCGCAGGACGGACGTATCAAGCTCAAAATCGGCCGCAAGGTCATCGACTTCCGCGTCTCCACGCTTCCCACTCTGTTCGGTGAGAAGGTCGTACTGCGTATTCTCGACAAGGGAAATCTCACCCTCGACCTGGAGACGTTCGGCATCGAGCCGCGTGCAGAGCGCGAGCTGATGGAAGCAGTCCAGAATCCGTACGGCATGGTGCTGGTCACGGGACCAACCGGTTCCGGTAAGACGACTACACTGTATTCCGCGCTGTCCAAGGTGAACACGGTCGATGTCAACATCATGACCGCCGAGGACCCCGTCGAGTACAACCTTTACGGCATCAATCAGGTCCAGGTACGCACCGAGATCGGCATGAGCTTCGCCGCGGCGCTGAAAGCCTTCCTGCGCCAGGATCCGAACATCATCATGGTCGGTGAGGTTCGAGATCTCGAAACGGGCGGCATCGCGATCAAGGCAGCTCTCACGGGTCACCTCGTCATGAGCACCCTGCACACCAACTCGGCGCCTGAAACCGTTACGCGTTTGCTGGATATGGGACTGGAGCCGTTCAACGTCGCGAGTGCGCTCAATCTCATTCTTGCGCAGCGGCTCGTGCGCCGCATCTGTCCTAACTGCAAGACCCGCTACGTACCCGACGACATCGAGTTGACCGGAGCCAAGGTCAAGGCATCGACCACGCTTCGCGAGCTGCGATTCACCGAGATGTCGCTCAACGATGCTCGCTCGCGCGCGACGCCTGAAGCGGCGCCGCACCTGAACGGTCTATCGCTCTCGACCACCATTGGCGAGCTGCCCTTCTTCAAGGGTAAGGGCTGCGATGCGTGCGGAGGCACCGGACTCAAAGGCCGGCAGGGTCTCTACGAAGTCATGTTTGTGACCTCGGAGCTGCGCAAGATCATCATGAAGAATGGCGACGCCGACGACATCAAGGACGCAGCTATCGGCCAGGGAATGTTGACCCTGAGAATGGACGGATGGCTCAAGGTCCTGAAGGGAATCACGACACTTGATCAGGTAATACGCGAGACCGCTGCGTGA
- a CDS encoding M28 family peptidase: MNRLLLYLAILPLVAGCQKSKTGFDGEAAYRYAGTQVSFGPRIPGSPGWQKAGDWIVAQMRTRADTVIEQRWMHTLANGDSIPMRNILARFRPQATDRVLYVTHWDTRPIADSDPNPANRTKPILGANDGASGVGLFVALGDLLKKTPPNVGVDLLFVDGEDYGSFGPPKDVDVLIGSTYFASHLPSAGYQPIFGVLFDMIGDKELNIYEEQNSVARAPEVVSRVWKTADDLGYSQYFLPQMGLAVTDDHIPLLQAGLRVIDVIDIDYESPTNNYHHTLADTMDKISAKSLGIVGDVAAALVTTR; this comes from the coding sequence ATGAATCGATTGCTCCTCTATCTTGCCATTCTCCCCCTTGTCGCCGGTTGTCAGAAGTCCAAAACGGGATTCGATGGCGAAGCGGCGTACCGCTACGCCGGCACGCAGGTGTCATTCGGACCACGTATTCCAGGCTCGCCAGGCTGGCAGAAGGCCGGTGACTGGATAGTCGCCCAGATGCGCACCCGCGCCGACACGGTCATCGAGCAGCGCTGGATGCACACGCTCGCAAACGGCGACAGCATCCCCATGCGTAATATCCTCGCGCGATTCCGTCCGCAGGCGACCGATCGAGTGCTCTACGTCACGCACTGGGATACCAGGCCAATCGCCGATAGCGACCCCAACCCGGCCAATCGGACCAAGCCCATCCTCGGCGCCAACGACGGAGCCTCCGGTGTCGGTCTCTTCGTAGCACTCGGCGACCTCCTCAAGAAGACACCACCGAACGTCGGTGTGGATCTGCTCTTCGTCGACGGCGAGGATTATGGCAGCTTCGGTCCGCCCAAGGACGTCGACGTGCTGATAGGATCGACGTACTTCGCGTCGCATCTACCGTCTGCCGGCTACCAGCCCATCTTCGGCGTTCTCTTCGACATGATCGGCGACAAGGAGCTCAATATCTACGAGGAGCAGAACTCCGTCGCACGCGCACCCGAGGTTGTGTCACGTGTGTGGAAGACCGCTGATGATCTCGGCTACTCCCAGTACTTCCTGCCGCAGATGGGACTCGCCGTAACCGACGATCACATCCCGCTGCTTCAGGCCGGCCTTCGTGTGATCGACGTCATCGACATCGACTACGAATCCCCCACCAACAACTATCACCACACCCTCGCCGACACGATGGACAAGATCTCCGCCAAATCTCTCGGCATCGTAGGTGACGTCGCCGCCGCCCTCGTGACCACGCGCTAG